Within Candidatus Zixiibacteriota bacterium, the genomic segment ACGTGAGTCCGAACAGCACCACCACAAACGAGAACCGGACCACGAAATACTCCGCCGCTCCGTTGCCGAGGATGAATAGAACGAGTCCAAGTATCACGACCGCCAGCCCGCGGCTGTCCACCGTGTGAGCAACAGCCGCCAGCTCGTTTCGCTTTTTCCATAGCAGGTATCCGGACACCAGCGGGATCAGGAATCCATGGGAGTAATTGTCGTCGTGTGCCCAGTCCCAGATCAGTTCGCTCAAGACCGGAGCGTAGAAAGCAAGCAATAACACGTAGGGGAGGGCCGTCATCCAGACAGGAAGCCGCTTGGCGAGTACCTGGTTCTCCATGGTGCGCTCGAACATAGTCTCTGGTCGGACCCTTGCCAACAACTATTCCATTTTCGTCACCCGACCGCCGCATCTGAACCAGCCGGTCATTCCCGCATTGTCCATGTAAAACCCCTTTTTCCGGACCGCTCCGGCACGTATACTACCGCCATGACCCGTACCAGACACCAGAAAGAAAAAAACCGCCACTACGCCCTGTTCCTGAACCGAAAGGCCTCTGGTTTCCAGGCCCGGACAATTGAAAAGCTGACCAAGGCCATCCGCCAGGCAGGAGCCTACTACACCATTCACGAGCCGGACTCGGCCATGACCCTCCTCAAGCAGGCACAGCAGGTGAAACAACTCCACGCCACGGCTGCCGCCGGCTCTCCCGCAGTTCGCGGACGCGGTGACATCACGGCACTGGTCGCGTGTGGCGGCGATGGCACTGTCAATCTGGTAGCACGAGCCGCCTCGGAGCTTGACCTCCCGGTCGGCGTGTTGCCGCTGGGCCAGTTCAACAATATCGCTCGCCATCTCTACGGCGAGCTAACACCAGATACGGCCGTTGCCAAAATTGTCAAAGCCGACTACCGCACATTCGATATCGCCACCGCCGCCGACCAGCCGTTCATTGGCGCGGTCGCGCTTGGTTTTGTTCCGGAACTGGCCAGGACCATGGAAGGTAAAAAACTGCCGCGCTTCGGACTCGGATGGTCCCAGCTTGGCGCCAAAGCGGCCGCCAACGTGCAAATGACCAAGAGCATTATCCGGGTCGATGCTTTCCGCTTCGAAGTCACCCCGGTCATGATCAACATTCACCTGCTGCCGTATGCCGCCGCGCTGCCATTCTCTCCCGCATCGCTGACCGATGACAACCAGTTGGAGGTGGCGTTTGATGTCGGCACCAAAGTGGGAGATTTTTCCGCCATCACGCGTTTAATCTACAAGAAGAAGTTTCTGTTCGGCGACGAACTACGCATGTACCGTGGCCACGAAGTGACCATCCAGCCGACCAAGGGGAAAACGCTCTACCTCGACGGCGAGCTGATTCCGCTCCCCACCAATTTCGTATCGATCAAGATGACAGACCGCAAGGTCAAACTGTTTTGCTGATATGTGGCGCCTGGCGTCAATCCTCCCGTTAGCTCTGATAGCATCGATCGCTGTCCGTGCTGCCGATTCAACTCTTGTCAAACCTGATCACCCGGATACGGTTCTGTATGTCCCGATCCCGGACAGTTCCGCCTCGGTGCAGGTGACCAACGCGGTGAATTTCGAAGGACGTCTCACGCAGAACCCAACCGCCGCGTTGTTCAAGTCGATGTTTGTGCCTGGTCTGGGTCAGCTCGGCAACCGGCGGTATGTCAAAGCCGCGGCAGTCGTGGGGCTGCAAGTCTGGTTTGTCAGTTCGGCGATCCATTATGGCAGTCAGGCATCGGACTTGAAGGCTGAATTCAATAGCACGCCGTTGAGCGACAAGGATACCCGCAATTTCTGGCACGCCAAATACGAGGAGAAAGCGAAAGCGCGGAACAAGTATATCTGGTTTGCCGGGATTACGACGTTTGTGTCGATGTTCGATGCCTATGTCGATGCCCACTTATCCGGCGCCCCCACCGCCCACCGCAACGAGAAGCTTTCGTTTGACTTCACGTCCCCAACGGGTGACGGCGTGGGAGCGACGCTGGCGTATCGATTTTAGGGGATGCTGTGCCCACCTTTGTCATTCCGGCCGTCGAGAGCCGGAATCCAGCTCTTTCCCGTTGCCGGGTGCCCCACCGCTATGCGGTGGGTT encodes:
- a CDS encoding diacylglycerol kinase family protein; amino-acid sequence: MTRTRHQKEKNRHYALFLNRKASGFQARTIEKLTKAIRQAGAYYTIHEPDSAMTLLKQAQQVKQLHATAAAGSPAVRGRGDITALVACGGDGTVNLVARAASELDLPVGVLPLGQFNNIARHLYGELTPDTAVAKIVKADYRTFDIATAADQPFIGAVALGFVPELARTMEGKKLPRFGLGWSQLGAKAAANVQMTKSIIRVDAFRFEVTPVMINIHLLPYAAALPFSPASLTDDNQLEVAFDVGTKVGDFSAITRLIYKKKFLFGDELRMYRGHEVTIQPTKGKTLYLDGELIPLPTNFVSIKMTDRKVKLFC
- a CDS encoding DUF5683 domain-containing protein; the protein is MWRLASILPLALIASIAVRAADSTLVKPDHPDTVLYVPIPDSSASVQVTNAVNFEGRLTQNPTAALFKSMFVPGLGQLGNRRYVKAAAVVGLQVWFVSSAIHYGSQASDLKAEFNSTPLSDKDTRNFWHAKYEEKAKARNKYIWFAGITTFVSMFDAYVDAHLSGAPTAHRNEKLSFDFTSPTGDGVGATLAYRF